One segment of Saprospiraceae bacterium DNA contains the following:
- a CDS encoding HAD hydrolase family protein, giving the protein MLGAELSRSFIEKATRIRLLLTDCDGVLTDAGVYYSADGEALKRFSMRDGMGVERLRQLADVETGIVTGENSPIVARRAEKLQIVELHLGAKNKHQVLSDILKRRQLAPEQVAYIGDDVNDQAVMQAVGLTACPADAEDDILHIADYICQKPGGHGAFREFAERIIQAKTSSPTHGTSSKKSILIN; this is encoded by the coding sequence ATGCTTGGGGCCGAACTATCCCGCTCATTTATCGAAAAAGCCACTCGCATTCGGCTCCTCCTGACCGATTGCGACGGCGTACTCACCGATGCTGGGGTGTACTATTCCGCTGACGGCGAAGCGCTCAAACGCTTCTCCATGCGCGACGGCATGGGCGTGGAGCGCCTCCGCCAACTTGCCGACGTAGAGACTGGCATCGTCACTGGCGAGAACTCGCCCATCGTGGCCCGCCGCGCCGAAAAACTACAAATAGTGGAACTTCATCTCGGAGCAAAAAACAAACACCAAGTCCTATCCGACATCCTCAAACGCCGCCAACTTGCCCCCGAACAGGTGGCCTATATCGGCGACGACGTGAACGACCAAGCCGTCATGCAAGCCGTCGGCCTCACCGCCTGCCCCGCCGATGCCGAAGACGACATCCTCCACATAGCCGATTACATCTGCCAAAAACCCGGCGGCCACGGTGCCTTCCGCGAGTTCGCCGAGCGCATCATCCAAGCGAAAACCAGTTCACCCACACACGGCACCTCTTCCAAAAAATCAATTCTTATCAACTGA
- a CDS encoding N-acetylneuraminate synthase family protein, with product MIWLNTNKKIGQEEPTYIIAEIGINHNGSLDIAKKLIDEAAAAGCSAVKFQKRTPELCVPRDQWNIERDTPWGRMTYMEYRHKVEFSFVEYVEINRHCRERGIDWFASCWDELSVDFIEQFDPPLYKAASASLTDHALLSKMKETGKPLIISTGMSTLNEIVEAVEAIGTDNLLIAHSTSSYPCPLNELNLRMLHTLREMFPDTLIGYSGHETGLATTVAAVAMGACFVERHFTLDRAMWGSDQAASVEPTGMHRLVKDIRAVEEALGDGVKRVYESEMSSRKKLRRVQNEELVNT from the coding sequence ATGATTTGGCTCAACACGAACAAAAAAATAGGGCAAGAAGAACCCACCTACATCATCGCCGAAATCGGAATCAACCACAACGGCTCGCTCGACATCGCCAAAAAACTCATTGACGAGGCCGCCGCCGCCGGATGCTCAGCCGTCAAGTTCCAAAAGCGAACCCCTGAACTCTGCGTTCCCCGCGACCAATGGAACATCGAGCGCGACACCCCTTGGGGCCGCATGACCTATATGGAATATCGCCACAAAGTGGAATTTTCATTTGTCGAATATGTGGAAATAAATCGCCACTGCCGCGAGCGCGGCATTGACTGGTTCGCTTCCTGCTGGGACGAGCTATCGGTGGACTTTATCGAACAATTCGACCCGCCGCTCTACAAAGCCGCCTCCGCTTCCCTTACCGACCACGCCCTTCTCTCGAAAATGAAAGAAACCGGCAAGCCCCTCATCATCTCCACCGGAATGTCCACCCTCAACGAAATTGTGGAAGCCGTCGAAGCCATCGGCACCGACAACCTGCTCATCGCGCACTCCACCTCCTCGTACCCCTGCCCCCTCAACGAGCTCAACCTGCGAATGCTCCACACCTTGCGGGAAATGTTCCCCGACACACTCATCGGCTATTCGGGACACGAGACGGGATTGGCCACGACGGTGGCGGCGGTGGCAATGGGCGCCTGTTTCGTGGAGCGGCATTTCACGCTCGACCGCGCGATGTGGGGAAGTGACCAAGCCGCCTCGGTGGAACCCACCGGCATGCACCGCCTCGTGAAAGACATCCGTGCGGTGGAAGAGGCGCTGGGCGACGGTGTGAAGCGCGTCTATGAAAGCGAAATGAGCAGTCGGAAAAAACTGCGGCGGGTGCAAAACGAGGAATTGGTCAACACATAA
- a CDS encoding Gfo/Idh/MocA family oxidoreductase has product MKILLVGLGSIGRRHIKNLSALGVRQLAAVTQHRCQLPADDLPPHLTFESMESGLEWRPDAVFVCNPTALHLQTALEAARAGCHVFLEKPVSHTLEGLDELTALVERKGLKAQVGFQFRYHGVFRQIKQALAAGQIGKVVSAHAHWGEYLPGWHPWEDYRHSYSAREDLGGGVVLTLCHPFDYLRWLLDEAEVVVAVGGQLSDLETDTEDVALVSLRFENGAIGSVYLDYVSKPAKHTLQIIGTRGRIEWDADLGAAKVYFNSSDECGLGFKTISPGKFFERNEMFLVEVADFLDCIKNDRRPACDLGDGIRALEMALAAKNMLEKTPTEFVVL; this is encoded by the coding sequence ATGAAAATCCTCCTCGTCGGTCTTGGCTCCATTGGGCGCCGCCATATAAAAAACCTCTCTGCATTGGGTGTGCGGCAGTTGGCTGCCGTCACGCAGCACCGTTGCCAGTTGCCCGCCGATGATTTGCCGCCCCATCTAACTTTTGAGTCCATGGAAAGTGGTTTGGAGTGGCGGCCCGACGCGGTGTTTGTGTGCAACCCGACCGCTTTGCACTTGCAGACCGCGCTTGAAGCCGCCCGCGCGGGTTGTCATGTTTTTTTGGAAAAACCCGTGTCGCACACGCTCGAAGGGTTGGATGAATTGACGGCTCTCGTGGAACGGAAGGGGCTGAAAGCCCAAGTCGGGTTCCAATTTCGCTATCACGGGGTTTTTAGGCAAATAAAACAGGCGCTCGCGGCAGGCCAAATCGGGAAAGTAGTGTCGGCGCACGCACATTGGGGCGAATACCTGCCCGGTTGGCACCCGTGGGAGGACTACCGCCACTCGTATAGCGCCCGCGAGGATTTGGGCGGCGGCGTGGTGCTCACGCTGTGTCACCCGTTCGACTACCTGCGGTGGTTGCTCGACGAGGCAGAAGTCGTCGTCGCCGTCGGCGGCCAATTGTCCGATTTGGAGACCGACACGGAGGACGTGGCGCTCGTGTCGCTCCGTTTCGAGAATGGCGCTATCGGCTCGGTCTATCTCGATTATGTGTCGAAACCCGCCAAGCATACCCTGCAAATCATCGGCACCCGGGGGCGCATCGAGTGGGATGCGGATTTGGGCGCCGCAAAAGTTTATTTCAATTCGTCGGACGAGTGTGGGCTTGGCTTCAAGACCATTTCCCCCGGCAAATTCTTCGAGCGCAACGAAATGTTCCTCGTCGAGGTCGCCGACTTCTTGGACTGCATCAAAAACGACCGCCGCCCGGCCTGCGATTTGGGCGACGGCATCCGGGCGCTGGAAATGGCGCTGGCGGCGAAAAATATGCTTGAAAAAACACCCACCGAATTTGTCGTTCTGTAA
- a CDS encoding acylneuraminate cytidylyltransferase family protein produces the protein MPDYPKTIALIPARGGSKSIPKKNIRLLGGAPLLAYSIAAGLQAKWVDRVLVSTDSAEIAEVALAWGAEVPFLRPAELAEDTTTDFPVFEHALRWLEENEGYRADIIVQLRPTSPLRPTHLVDEAIELLRNAPDADSVRCVTPSGQNPFKMWRIENGALQPLLTLDLPEPYNQPRQALPDTFWQTGHVEVMRRETIIQKHSLTGDVILPCLVPPEYAIDLDNLYQWDYAEHVLAKWNLEIVSPVGLAPA, from the coding sequence ATGCCCGACTATCCTAAAACAATCGCCCTCATCCCCGCGCGCGGCGGCTCGAAAAGCATCCCGAAAAAGAACATTCGGCTGCTGGGCGGTGCGCCGCTGCTGGCTTACAGCATAGCCGCCGGCTTGCAAGCCAAATGGGTGGACAGGGTGCTCGTCTCGACCGACAGCGCGGAAATCGCGGAAGTCGCGCTCGCATGGGGCGCCGAGGTGCCGTTTTTGCGGCCTGCGGAACTGGCCGAGGACACGACGACGGATTTTCCGGTGTTCGAGCACGCGCTGCGCTGGCTGGAGGAAAACGAGGGCTACCGCGCCGACATCATCGTACAGTTGCGCCCCACTTCGCCGCTGCGCCCAACGCATCTGGTGGACGAGGCGATTGAACTTTTGCGGAACGCACCCGATGCCGACAGTGTGCGCTGCGTCACGCCCTCCGGGCAAAACCCCTTCAAAATGTGGCGCATCGAAAATGGGGCATTGCAGCCGTTGCTGACACTTGACTTGCCTGAACCGTACAATCAGCCGCGACAGGCTTTGCCCGACACTTTTTGGCAGACGGGCCATGTCGAGGTGATGCGCCGAGAGACGATTATCCAAAAACATAGCCTGACGGGCGACGTGATTTTGCCCTGCCTCGTGCCGCCCGAATACGCCATTGACCTCGACAATTTGTACCAGTGGGACTATGCGGAACATGTTTTGGCGAAGTGGAATTTGGAGATTGTGTCGCCTGTGGGTCTGGCGCCAGCATGA
- a CDS encoding phytanoyl-CoA dioxygenase family protein: MREQFSRDGYTVVRSLFSPEQIAFYKQELDALSVGRSQKWTLPDGVCQNRPFWDVIFNEKILAAVRGLLGEEIKFLQHNDLHVGFSSFHWHRDSVCRSFGKGPDWDESAEPYQLVRVGIYLQEKTGGFRLGLVKGTHRPDRLPDNERHFIESKLSGLTKALSLIGGKDPLHARADWVATEPGDCVIFDPRAIHTGSDFQGTKYSFFVAYGVENSHFRNHYNYYRHLREDLNYQTLHPELAARLRDAGLYADESFDGEPIEGAWLPSKAFSMVARQFK, from the coding sequence ATGCGTGAGCAATTCTCTCGCGACGGCTACACCGTCGTTCGTTCGTTGTTTTCGCCCGAACAAATCGCTTTTTACAAACAAGAACTGGATGCCCTCTCGGTCGGGCGCAGCCAAAAATGGACTTTGCCCGATGGTGTCTGTCAGAACCGCCCGTTTTGGGATGTGATTTTCAATGAGAAAATTCTCGCGGCGGTGCGCGGATTGTTGGGCGAGGAAATCAAGTTTTTGCAACACAACGATTTGCACGTCGGGTTCTCGTCGTTCCACTGGCACCGCGACAGCGTGTGCCGCAGCTTTGGCAAAGGCCCCGACTGGGACGAATCGGCGGAGCCGTACCAGCTCGTGCGCGTGGGCATTTATTTGCAGGAAAAAACAGGCGGTTTTCGGCTCGGTCTCGTGAAAGGCACACATCGTCCCGACCGATTGCCGGACAACGAACGGCATTTTATCGAAAGCAAATTGAGCGGCCTGACGAAGGCGCTTTCGCTCATCGGCGGCAAAGACCCCCTGCACGCTCGCGCCGATTGGGTGGCGACGGAGCCGGGCGATTGCGTCATTTTCGACCCGCGTGCCATCCACACGGGCAGCGATTTTCAGGGCACGAAATACTCGTTTTTTGTGGCCTATGGGGTCGAAAACAGTCATTTCCGAAATCACTACAACTACTACCGCCACCTACGCGAGGATTTGAACTATCAAACGTTGCATCCCGAACTCGCCGCGCGCCTGCGCGACGCGGGTCTCTACGCCGATGAGTCGTTCGACGGCGAACCCATCGAAGGCGCTTGGTTGCCCTCAAAGGCGTTCTCGATGGTGGCGCGGCAGTTTAAATAG